From the Phoenix dactylifera cultivar Barhee BC4 chromosome 10, palm_55x_up_171113_PBpolish2nd_filt_p, whole genome shotgun sequence genome, one window contains:
- the LOC120112218 gene encoding proteinaceous RNase P 2-like: METAGKARKKNGTREGQFRHALDMCAKTGDLAGALALYESAAAENHRLSAYHFNSLLHIISTSIETLDEPSKKSSIDTSFAIFDRMAANGATPTEATITSMARIAAQRPDGGADLAFDLVKTMGERYGATPKLRTYSPALFAFCRRLEADKAYAVEYHMVSMGVVPEEPEIAALLEVSAKVGREEKVYGYLHKLRGSVGCVAGPTAEILEGWFRSERAMEVGRSNWDAGRVKDAILMNGGGWHGLGWLGEGGWDICHVTVSSEGDCSGCGQRLACVDIDRMETEKFAVSVASLALGRESKSNFRNFQEWLEKHSEYEAIIDGANVGLYQQNFADGGFSLSQLDAVVRELFERSQGRWPLIILHNKRALALMENPSNRQILEKWRAEGALYTTPTGSNDDWYWLYAAVKLKCLLVTNDEMRDHIFELLGRSIFPKWKEHHQVYTSKHLKIILSLSLSLTHTHT, translated from the exons ATGGAGACCGCGGGGAAGGCCAGGAAGAAGAACGGCACGCGAGAGGGCCAGTTCCGGCACGCCCTCGACATGTGCGCCAAGACCGGCGACCTCGCCGGTGCCCTCGCCCTCTACGAGTCCGCCGCCGCCGAGAACCACCGCCTGTCCGCTTACCACTTCAACTCTCTCCTCCACATCATCTCCACCTCCATCGAGACCCTCGACGAGCCCTCCAAGAAATCCTCCATCGACACCAGCTTCGCCATCTTCGACCGGATGGCCGCCAACGGCGCTACCCCCACCGAGGCCACCATCACCTCCATGGCCCGGATCGCCGCCCAGAGGCCCGACGGCGGCGCCGACCTCGCATTCGATCTGGTCAAGACCATGGGGGAGCGGTACGGCGCCACTCCCAAGCTGAGGACCTATAGTCCGGCGCTCTTCGCCTTTTGCCGGAGATTGGAAGCCGATAAGGCGTACGCCGTGGAATATCACATGGTCTCGATGGGCGTCGtgccggaggagccggagaTTGCGGCTCTGCTGGAGGTGAGCGCCAAGGTGGGGAGGGAGGAGAAGGTATATGGGTACTTGCACAAGTTGAGAGGCAGTGTCGGATGTGTGGCTGGCCCCACGGCAGAGATTTTGGAGGGGTGGTTCAGAAGCGAGCGGGCAATGGAGGTTGGGAGATCGAATTGGGATGCCGGCAGGGTAAAAGATGCAATTTTGATGAATGGCGGTGGCTGGCATGGGCTCGGATGGTTGGGGGAGGGGGGATGGGATATTTGTCATGTCACTGTAAGCTCCGAGGGGGATTGCTCTGGTTGTGGGCAGAGGTTGGCTTGTGTGGATATCGATCGAATGGAGACAGAGAAGTTTGCAGTATCTGTGGCTAGTTTGGCTCTGGGAAGGGAAAGCAAATCCAATTTCAGGAATTTTCAG GAATGGTTGGAAAAGCACAGTGAGTATGAAGCTATAATTGATGGGGCAAATGTTGGGCTTTATCagcagaattttgcagatggtGGATTCAGTTTGTCTCAG CTAGATGCTGTTGTACGAGAACTATTTGAAAGAAGCCAGGGCAGATGGCCACTCATTATACTGCATAATAAGCGTGCTCTAGCACTCATGGAAAATCCTTCAAATAGGCAGATACTTGAGAAGTGGAGAGCTGAAGGGGCATTGTACACAACACCAACTGGATCAAATGATGATTG GTACTGGCTCTATGCAGCAGTGAAGCTCAAATGTTTGCTTGTGACAAATGATGAGATGAGAGATCATATATTTGAGCTCCTAGGACGGTCCATTTTCCCCAAATGGAAAGAGCATCATCAAGTATATACTTCAAAACACTTAAAaattattctctctctctctctctctctcacacacacacacaca